The proteins below come from a single Xyrauchen texanus isolate HMW12.3.18 chromosome 1, RBS_HiC_50CHRs, whole genome shotgun sequence genomic window:
- the mblac1 gene encoding metallo-beta-lactamase domain-containing protein 1 — protein sequence MDMHRSIRKSESGISPDIPGQPYCVSVLKEGYCTVQPDGSFKADGTISLITGPNTVLVDTGGPWDRDFLVARLKEKGLTPDSVALVVGTHGHSDHVGNLGLFPDAKIIVGCDISVGDRYLPNQLAEGQPYPIDDFVSIIPTPGHTGRDVSVLVKGTSEGTVLVAGDLFERCHDEDSWKELSENPQIQETNRQMALQTADVIIPGHGPLFRVHRQ from the exons ATGGACATGCACCGCTCAATAAGAAAGAGTGAATCTGGCATCAGTCCCGACATTCCAGGCCAACCTTATTGCGTGTCGGTGTTAAAAGAGGGCTACTGCACAGTTCAACCCGATGGCTCCTTCAAAGCGGACGGTACTATTTCTTTAATTACTGGACCAAACACTGTTCTGGTCGATACGGGGGGTCCGTGGGACCGGGACTTTCTCGTCGCAAGACTAAAGGAGAAGGGTCTGACGCCAGACAGTGTGGCTCTAGTAGTAGGAACACACGGTCACTCTGACCACGTGGGAAACTTGGGGTTGTTTCCAGACGCCAAAATAATCGTGGGATGTGACATAAGTGTGGGAGATCGATACCTGCCAAATCAACTGGCTGAAGGACAGCCATATCCTATTGATGATTTT GTATCCATCATCCCCACTCCTGGTCACACCGGAAGAGATGTCAGTGTCTTGGTAAAGGGAACCTCAGAGGGCACAGTCCTTGTTGCTGGGGATTTGTTTGAGCGTTGTCATGATGAAGACTCCTGGAAGGAGCTGAGTGAGAACCCTCAGATACAAGAGACCAACCGACAGATGGCGTTACAGACTGCTGATGTCATCATTCCTGGACACGGGCCATTGTTTAGGGTGCACAGACAATAA